The DNA segment attttacctttctgtacattttgtatacaaattcattaaataattttgcttgtaaatgtctatttgcatcatgtttattacggaaaacacattatttgatcaatttacattgtgcccctaaagttctttgtgcgctccttactttttcaacttagcaGCACATGTGCTCcctgggaaaaaagttagcgtcaagccctgcagTACTTCAAGTTTGCACACTGTCAATCATCCTCCTTCACCTGCATCAAGCTCAGGTACACTATCTTCCTCTGATGTCACAAGCCTCCCTCCTGCTCCTAGTCCACTTGGGACATCAtcacatgagaaaaaaaagaggaagcgAAGCCAGGAACCAAATCCAGTTGACACTGCACTACTCCAGAGGCTGGAAGAAATTCGCAAGGAGACTCaggcaaacaaaaacatgtatacAACTTTCACAACCTACCTAAACAGCTTTTTGCTACAACTTCCTGAACCTGACGCCAAACGGCTAGTAAAAGAAATACAGCAGCAACTGATGCTTTGTAGAATATAGAAATGCACTTTTTAGACACAGATTACACAGTGGTTACAAACAAATCTTAGCTTGGACGTTTTTGTTTAAAAGGTCCCATATTTTATGTtcatttgcactttattttttgtttacatgaggtaacactgtttacactgcaaaaactaaaagtcttaccaagaatatttgatattttgaaataagTAGAAAAATCTGCCTGTGGAGGcaagtttttttcttattacaaGCAAAAAAATCTTGCTCCACAGGCAGATTTTtctacttatttcaagtgaaaatttggcgagaaatgaaacattttggctagaaataagacaaatattcttggtaagactttgagtttttgcagtttattgatttgtttgtgGAGCTCACATTCTGTTATGAATTGTTTACATGAGCCCAGATTTGTGCACTTTATTGTTTTATGGAGCTCATATTCCAATGCTTGTTATGAATTGTTTACATGAGCTcacactgttttatttattgttaacagTAGATTACACTGTTATCTCTTGTAATTTGCCAGTTCTTTCATTGAATAAAAGTTTCTTACTGGCCTCTTTCTGTAGATGTCGTATTTGGTAAAGTACATGAAATTCTATATTAAGCATGCtgactttttaaactttttaaccAGGAAATGAAACTTCGAGATAAGGAATCTTAATTTCCCACGTAACAGTGGTTTAAGTGCTGTTTATCTTTGGACAGTAATGGAGTCTAACTATTTACATTTAATCAAGTGCTATCCCTTGGATAAAACACAAATTAtcaccatgttttcattttacttaATTGACAAGGTTGAACTTGAAATGGATTATGTGCTGTACTGAGCTATTGTGTTCAGGCTTTTGTGgcctttttaatgtaatgtgcCTCGTTGGACGACAGCATCCTGCCAAGTCACACTTCCCTCATCAGTAAGGAAGTAGTCTTTGAATTGATCACAAACAGCCATGTCATCCTGTGTTGCTCTGGCTGTAGTGAAGCGCTGCATGTCCAGAAGGTTAGTATCTCCCTGAATCGCCTGCCGCCATTCTCCAGGTGCACCCTCTGTGTCCATCAGTAAAGGAGCGATGTACCTTTCAGCTTCTGGCTGGAACTGATCTGCATCACAAAGATAATTTTGCAGAGCAACGCATGCCTTTGTGATATCCTGCGCAGTTTCAACGGAACACTCCAGGGCCCTTCCAAATACTCTCCACCTCGCTGCAAGTATGCTGAAAGCGTTCTCTACAACTCGCCTGGCCCTGGAATGCCGGTAATTGTAGGTTCACTGATCAGCTGAGAGGTGCAACCCTGTAAAAACAATATTGCTGTTAAAACCTGCATGATCATTTGTTTTCTGGGACAAATTCTTTAGAAGGAAAAAAGgtcaataaatgaataataaaaaaaaattaattggtTACAAAAACTAAAACCTATGTCATAATTAATGCTGACAGATTATGCTGGATACATTTCTACTAACAATAGCACAAATATTAATAGTGAATTAAAAGAGAACAACAAAGCCACAATACACTATGCCATTAACAACAGATTTAAAACCTGATTTAATTGATAAATGTCTTTAGTATTGTGTATCTCTTTGTATTGTACTGTTACAATGTGTAGGGTGTACTGACCTGAATAGGGTCGCATCAGGTTCACTTTCTGTGGGAATGCTTCATcacctacaaacacagctggagtgATGGTCTCAGTCCCAGGCAGAGGAGCTGGGGGTGGGAGATGAAGCGTGCCTTTGATGAGCTGGGATCCAAAGTGGCTCCTCGAGAAGACGCCAGCATCACTGTCTCTCCCATAAGCTCCGATATCGACGTACCTGAATTTGTACTTTGCATCACAAGCTGCCATTAAGATGAAGCTGAAGTAACCTttgtagttaaaaaaaacttctACCACTGTTGGATGGTGCTCTCACTCTCACGTGTTTTCCATCTATGGCCCCGATACAGTTGGGATAATTCCACAGCTCCCAAAAGTCTCTCCTGATCGCCTCCCACTGTTCTCCCTCTGGAACAGACACAAACTCATCCTTGAGCGCAATCCATATTGCATGGCACACCTCCCTGACAATGCAGCTCACAGTTGCAGAACCCAGCTTGTAACTTGCTGCCAAAGCTTGCTGACTGATTCCTGTAGCGAGAAAGCGCAGGGTGACAGCTAGTCGCTCTACGCAACTTGTCATGCTGGATGTGGGGGGCCACCCGGCGAAGCAAGTTGTCAAATGCGATGTAATTAATGGCCTCACCCACCACCACCGAGGTGGTGGTGGGTGAGGCCGTTAATTACATCTACAATGCTGCCTGTTTCTGTCTTCTATGCAACAGGTACATTATCAcaatctcctccacagtcgccatgtttgtttctgagtttgttgttgtcatgaaCTTTTGAttctgggctgccccctggtggttatattggttaacatccatgccaacgtaaaggacgcatggaaatatgtgggcagtgacggtaacatcgtttgaaacggacgtatacattttcatacgtaaagggagtataaatgagcccttagtcCCTCCCATTGGTGTGGCTTCACCCGCAGAATAAGTGTACATCTAATGCTCAACACAGCAGACTACAACTCCATAGTGATCGAACAGTAATACAAGTGCATAATGAACTCTTAAGCTAGGTCCCACCAACAGTTCTAAAAATAAGTCATATACAGCTGAAAAAGAGCAACGCCATGATTTGGTCACAATATCACTACTGTTTACCCCTGAGAAGTCACCCTTTGTCTATATGGAATCccttacatacatacataaggAAGGGGTCCACTGTAGGCCGATCAGTAGGAGCACTGACTTGATCACATGCAACACTGCCGAGCACTTAGCCACTATTTGAGCTCCCTTGGGTGGCAACGCTCCACATCACAtccaaaagaaaaattaaaactaGACATGGATGAAACCATGGTCTCTCACAGTATTACCTCACTTTTTACATGTGTACCGACTTCTGAGGTAGAcacccctgggaacagaaccaATCTCAGTGGGAGCAGCATATTGTCAAAAATGGTGCTGAATTCCCTTCACCTGTACACTACCTAGTGACAatcaacaattttttaaatcagAATTCCCCAAAAACCTCCTTTGATTGAGGCATGGCCCACTTCCACAATCTTGTGTGGTGAAGAGCGGACTTTGATAGCAACCACCCAGGTTTATATTCTGTCATTAATGCAGGGACTGCTAAACTCACACCAGAATTTGGTCACAGACATCCATAGTACATGTTAAAGAGCACAAGCAAACAACTGTGTTTTTACACTCCCCCCTCCACATATGCATTTTACAAACATTGCAGTGTACAGTCTGGCTTTTCCATTTCACTATTGACTCAGATTGATTATCCTCATATCCTCACTCTGTTTCTCTATCACTATCTGTTAACATGTGGCCTTGTGGTTTCATTACAATACTGGGAGACATATTAGTTAAAACACAGCACACTGTCACAATCTTATCTATGAAGGAAAATTCATCGCCCTCAAGTGGAACCAGTAGGCTCACCGGTATGATGCCGGTAGCGCCAGTAGTGGTTGATAACAACCACCCAGGTTTATATTCTGTCATTAATGCAGACTGTTAAACTCACACCAGATTGTCATCCTGTTGATTGAAACATTTGACTCTGATACCCTTTAAAATGCTGATAATCCTGGAGGATACTTTTTCCAACAAAGCTGGATAATGTTGGATAATtttagtaaataaataattgaataagtttaattgtttttgtattatttgttaAACTGAGTTGGCTTTATCTAGTTTTAGGACATGGGTAAAGATCTGAGCACATTTTAGGTCACATTAATGCAGAAATACAGTGAGTTCTAAAGAGTTTACAAACTATTTTTACAGTGCATCTGTCATCTTGGCTATTGGAGGGATTATCCGGGGTTACCAGATTAATTCATGATAAATATCCAATTTGCTTGCTCATGATGTTGTTATACTCTGTGTAGTCATGACAGACAGTCTGTGCAGTTTAAATGCTCTTTGCATACTGATTTGTGTATTCTCCTCCAACCCTTGATGGGTATGTATGTTTGTCACCTACTGTCATGCATTTCCAAGTGTATGGAAATGAATACTGGGGGTTTGCTGTTACGAGCATCACATTGCTTACTAAAGACAGAGGCAAATCCCATTAGAGATCATATCAGATTGATGAGAGGTTACTAcaacaatgaaacattttcttGCTTTTCTGTGTCTACTGGGGACATTTCTACGTGTCTCGGCTCAATGCACTGCCCAAGCGTCAGAGTTTCAACTTCAAGGAGATTATTTGTTAGGTGGACTTTTTGACATTCATCATGTCAGTGACCCCGTTTATCAAGACGGACCAGAAGCCAGTGACTGCTCCAGGTGAGTTTCATAATACATAACACATAACACTGATGACATACGCTTAATGTAACTGAGCATACCCTATTTGAACACTGAAGAGCTTTATTTCAAATGCTAGGTCAGTAGCTAGTCGCACTTTTCCCCCCTAACTCAAAAGAATTAATTGTTGCATTACCAAAGTTGCTGTATAACATTAAATCTGACCTCGGTCCTGGGTCCATGAAATCCCCTTTTGTTGCAACCATTTCTGTGCAGAGTTCTGATGATGTTAATTGAAAGGTAATCCTCCTCTCCTACTTTCCAATATCCGTTCACAGCCAACCCTTCATTCTGCCAAGCTATCGAAGGTTTCAGTTGATGAGATTCTCTGTAGAGGAAATCAATAACTCCACCAGCCTCCTGCCAAATGTATCTCTTGGCTATGAGATATTTGACCACtgctcagagacacacactttCCCAGGAGTTTTGAAACTCCTCTCAGTCGATAACTTGATCCAACCTTGGGGTGAACCATACAAGAATCTGTCCGAGGTGATGGCACTGGTCGGCCCTTTTTCAAGCACTGACACTCTGACTGTAGCTCCACTGTTCATGGTGGATCTCATTCCTGTGGTAAGTTTGCCAGCTATTTGGGTTTGAGATTTTTTTCCAGTTCAGTCAtcagttaataataataacttttttttagttttaaaaaaactgaaacaaatctTAACATCTAacatttgaaaaagtattgTTACTCCAAGTTTTGACAATTTCTTCATTACTCCTCTATCAGGTCAGTTATGGAGCTGCGTCCTCTGCCTTTACAGAGAAAGCGAAATATCCCTCTTTTCTACGAACAGTGCATTCCAATAAAGATGTCATAGAAGTGATTGTTAGCATCATACTGCGCTTCAAATGGCGCTGGGTTGCTTTTCTTAACAGCGATGATGCTTTTGGCAAAGATGGACTTGAAATGTTCATCAGAAGGATTAAGGATACTGACATCTGCCTTGCATTCACCAAAGGTCTCAACGACAATACAAATGACTCCCACGTATTTGAACACATAGAGGCGCAGAAGATATACGTTGTCGTTGTTTTCGCTCCAAAACTGAGTGCTGAAGCTCTCATTGAGTCAGCAATGCAACTAAATGTCACTAAAAGGGTGTGGATAGCAGGGGACACCTGGTCCTTAAGCAAGAGGCTCCCCAAGGAGGAAGTGATCAAAAGTATTGGGACTGTACTTGGAGTGTCTCAGCCAGTgataaaaatacctggttttgatGATTTTATCCGTTCTTCTAGAAGCCAGGCTTATTGTGAAAAGGCAGAACAAAATTTGTTTTGTAATCAGGCTTGCAATTGCAGCAGCCTGAGTGCAGAAGAAATCCTTGCTGTGGACCCATCTTACTCTTTTCCTGTTTATTCTGCTGTATACGCCATCGCTCACGCCTTACACAATGTCCTGCAATGTGGAGCTGGCAGATGCACAGACAATATTACAGTGTACCCACACAAGGTAAGTGTACAAATAatgtttaagtttgtttttgtttatgacAGCTTTAACCATTAGATGAGTATCATAacttggggcgtcggtggcttagtgacagagcaggcgccccatgtacaaggctgttgccgcagcggcccaggttcgagtccagcctgtggccctgcatgtcactccctctctctctccccctttcacacttaactgtcctgtccattaaaggcaaaaatgccccaaaaaaaatcttttaaaaaaaaaaaaaagagatgagtATCATAACTCAACATACACAATGTATATGTGTTTTGTCATATGTATTATATAAAACTTTACATCATATGACTGAACCTGATGTTTCTTTCAAATATTGCCTTGCATTAAAAATCTCGGGCATGAAATTTCACAGATAGTAAAAGTCTACAATGTACCACATCCTgtctggagagaaagagacaaaaatgggAACATCAAACAGCAATGTTTCCCTCCCCAGGAATAAAAACCtaatgaaatcaaataaaataatggtCATCCAAACTTTGTGTACCCAAATCAGGTTCTTGCAGAGCTGAAGAAGTCAAACTTTACTCTTTTAAACCACAATATTCAGTTTGATGAGAATGGTGACCCAACATTCGGATCATATTCTATAGTTTTCTGGAACCACAGTGGTGATGCGGAGGAGATCGGCTTTTTTAAATTCAACCCATCAGTCAATTTTTTCATCAACGACAGCAAAATTCAGTGGTACACAAACGGAGAcgtaagttgtttttttttcctaattatGCATGGTATAATGCAGTATATCACCTACTTTGCTACTAAATAATTGTCTTGTGCAGGTGCCTACTTCACTGTGCTCCCAAGAATGTCTTGGAGGATATGCAAAAAAGCAAGATGGAATCCACGAATGCTGCTTCGTTTGTAAAATCTGTGCGAATGGAACTTATCTCAACAGCTCAGGTAAATTACTATTtatgagagaaagagaattaattaaaaacaatggCCCTGGTGGGAGTTAATTTCAGACTATTGTTAAGCATTTTCAGTAGCTGAGAGGGTTTTACATTCATTTTGTGCTGATTGGACACATATAAGCTTCAATTTCCACCCATCTGCCatgaataaaaactaaacttgaGCCTGATCAGTGAAAGATGAGTACGACTGTATCAGAAATCACTCACTACTCACTGTTAGTGGGGCAGCATAGTTCAATATTTTTCTAGAATTGTTcaattttgtgataaaagcaccaaatttggcagatgtgttgacaaatatatttagaataAATCTGGATATTGGGGCATCAAAaactcgccccctggtggccagaGCAGGCAATTGAATCCTACCTGCCCATGGACCCGTCCCGTTatccactccaaaatgtaatggcttCTAAAGCCTACTTTACACTACATGGTTCAAGTGACCTCAAGTGGCACAGATCGGATCTGTAACATGAACgtgtaaacagtaaaaaaaacacatgatatCAGATATTGTCAGATCAGATTCAGGCCTCCTTCATATGTGGAAATATATCAGATATGAATCAGATATCTGGCAATAGGTCTGTAATCTAAACAGACAGATCGGATATTTCCTGGCAATCCACGTCGTACGTCATGAATAATGCGATGACAGCGCATTTTGATGACGTGCTCATGAGcgagggaaaggaaggaaagccgaataaatcgcacgttaatcaaaaactatgaaccaaaaaaagcacaatctatcccaagtaagacaaactgcttgatccccatctccagtgtaccagcagagaacctgcagattttcagcgaaaaaacacaccggggctacacagcctctctacctgagcagctgaagctgcggcttgcaccctcgacacacagacacacagacggtgcttctgcttgccagccaaacgtgtgcgcaactgtgagaaataaatatgtgaggtgtacgctgcttttctatcttttgttcccttttctttctttctctctgtcagcgacatacactcctaacacaggacgggttgtttttattgactgagttgattattaagcca comes from the Epinephelus lanceolatus isolate andai-2023 chromosome 8, ASM4190304v1, whole genome shotgun sequence genome and includes:
- the LOC117246812 gene encoding taste receptor type 1 member 2-like, producing MKHFLAFLCLLGTFLRVSAQCTAQASEFQLQGDYLLGGLFDIHHVSDPVYQDGPEASDCSSQPFILPSYRRFQLMRFSVEEINNSTSLLPNVSLGYEIFDHCSETHTFPGVLKLLSVDNLIQPWGEPYKNLSEVMALVGPFSSTDTLTVAPLFMVDLIPVVSYGAASSAFTEKAKYPSFLRTVHSNKDVIEVIVSIILRFKWRWVAFLNSDDAFGKDGLEMFIRRIKDTDICLAFTKGLNDNTNDSHVFEHIEAQKIYVVVVFAPKLSAEALIESAMQLNVTKRVWIAGDTWSLSKRLPKEEVIKSIGTVLGVSQPVIKIPGFDDFIRSSRSQAYCEKAEQNLFCNQACNCSSLSAEEILAVDPSYSFPVYSAVYAIAHALHNVLQCGAGRCTDNITVYPHKVLAELKKSNFTLLNHNIQFDENGDPTFGSYSIVFWNHSGDAEEIGFFKFNPSVNFFINDSKIQWYTNGDVPTSLCSQECLGGYAKKQDGIHECCFVCKICANGTYLNSSGDPYKCIACKETEWSAEGSTSCSLRVVEYIPFTDSGAILIMTGAWAFVGLTLTMSVLFAINYNTPVVRSAGGPMCFLILGCFSLCSLSVFFHFGKPTTSFCILRLLPFSLFYTVCLACFVVRSFQIVCIFKIAAKFPKIHSWWMKYHGQWLVITVAFVTQALLLIIGYTYAPPKPYHDTLWSHDKIILGCDINLKASSGSVILLLSLCSLCFIFSYMGKDLPKNYNEAKAITFCLLLLILTWIVFATEYVLYRGKYIQTLNALAVLCSLYSFLLWYFLPKCYIIIFQPHRNTQEYFQGLIQSYTKTISQ